Part of the Candidatus Poribacteria bacterium genome, AGATCCGCTTCGCGCGATCATAGTCTATGAGCACAACAATATCTCCTTTGACAGGAGGGTCTTCACCTGATTTGGCACGGCAACTGACGGTTAATTCCGGTCCATCAGGAACTTGCACTCTTGCGGTTCCGAAAGTTGTTGTAATCTGTCCACTAATGACGCGACCACGCAAACCGAGCAATTGGACATCTCTAATAGCCTTTTCACTCTCTGGAAACAGTTTTGAAAGGGCAATGGAAATATACCGAGTTCCCAAGAAACTACAGAAAAACGCGACGACATAGGATATCCAAACCCACTGCAAATTTTGCGGGATATTAAGCACAGCGTTCGCAATGAGCCCAGCCATTCCCCATGTCGTCAGTAGCGACATAAGAACAACCATCAAGGGCACTCTGCCGACGTTCAGAAACCCAAAGACATCGCCAAAAGAAGGGCTCTGCATCCCCGGATCTGCTTCTATGTCTGCGTCCATATCTACATCCGCATCTATATCTACATCCGCATCTATATCTACATCCGCATCTATATCTATATCTGCGTCCGCGTCCACGTCTGCATCACCGAAGTCCATTGCCCCAGTGACAAGCCGAAAGATTGCCAACAGAAATACGATAGTCAACGGTGCTGTAAACCAGACATTATACGAAACGATAAAATAATCCAAGAATTCTCTCACAGCGTCCCGCGCTCCTTTGTACGTGAGTCCTACTTAAGAACCGGCTGTGCCAACTGCCTAACGATGCAGGTGTAAGCGGACTGTGCTGAACGGAAACTGATATTATCAATCCAATGGACATTACGCACAACGCTAATTTCAAGCTTCGCTTGGCTGAGAAGTCGATGTTTGAAGTGTCTAACTAACTGGACATCGCGAATCTCCGTGAACAGAACATTACACCGGACATTCGCATAAGAGACAGCAAGGCTGCCGATATGTCGCTCATCTAAAACCAACACCCGACGCGTCGTAATAAAAACGAAATCCGGACGCAGTAGACTTGAACGACCCAGAACGCATAAGCAGATACGTTCATCCTTGCATAGATGCGCTTTTACTATCTTTTGAATACGAGGTGGCATGTTCTCGAACTCAGCCATATTACTTTGCAATCAATGTATTACGGACAAGAACAGGATAGCCGTGTGAAAATGGAGGTGGCGGGAATCGAACCCGCGTCCGAAGGCGTTTCAATAGAGGCTACTACATGCTTATCACAGGTTTTTAGGTTCGCCTACCAGACTCCCCCGTGCAGGATTCAGAATAGACTATCTCAAAAGATGGTTCGCGGCTCGCCCTTTGAGAACAAGCGAA contains:
- a CDS encoding DUF1449 family protein, which translates into the protein MREFLDYFIVSYNVWFTAPLTIVFLLAIFRLVTGAMDFGDADVDADADIDIDADVDIDADVDIDADVDMDADIEADPGMQSPSFGDVFGFLNVGRVPLMVVLMSLLTTWGMAGLIANAVLNIPQNLQWVWISYVVAFFCSFLGTRYISIALSKLFPESEKAIRDVQLLGLRGRVISGQITTTFGTARVQVPDGPELTVSCRAKSGEDPPVKGDIVVLIDYDRAKRIFDVRKSKIASR